From the Gramella sp. Hel_I_59 genome, one window contains:
- the ilvN gene encoding acetolactate synthase small subunit — MEKQNYTVSIYTENNLGLLSRIAAIFLKRHINIESITASPSEVTEVMRFIIIVKVSEEQIKKIVGQIEKQIEVIKAFYHIDAETIFQETALYKIKSEDFLDDHNIQDFIKETNARIVTVTRQFFVIEKTGKRTEVDQLYEKLKPYGLMQFVRSGTIAVTKNEMPISGILEKFNTTNSLS; from the coding sequence ATGGAAAAACAGAACTATACAGTTTCGATTTATACCGAAAATAATCTTGGTCTACTTTCAAGGATCGCGGCTATCTTTTTAAAAAGGCATATCAATATTGAAAGTATTACGGCTTCCCCCAGTGAGGTGACTGAAGTGATGCGCTTTATTATTATTGTAAAGGTTTCCGAAGAACAGATCAAGAAGATCGTAGGACAGATCGAAAAGCAGATCGAGGTGATCAAGGCTTTTTATCATATCGATGCTGAAACGATCTTTCAGGAAACAGCTTTGTATAAGATCAAATCTGAAGATTTTCTGGATGACCATAATATTCAGGATTTTATTAAAGAGACCAATGCGCGAATTGTGACCGTAACCAGGCAGTTTTTTGTGATCGAAAAGACCGGAAAACGCACTGAAGTCGATCAGCTTTATGAAAAACTAAAACCCTACGGACTCATGCAATTCGTAAGGTCTGGAACCATCGCGGTCACCAAGAACGAAATGCCAATATCAGGAATACTAGAAAAATTTAATACCACAAACTCATTATCATGA
- a CDS encoding GNAT family N-acetyltransferase, with the protein MKILIANKSHASYAEIICNTIEESAKVRGTGIARRTPEYIINKMERGNAVIALEEEKFAGFCYIETWSHDKYVANSGLIVHPDFRNQGLAKDIKNVIFDHSRKKYPEAKIFGITTGLAVMKINYDLGYQPVTFSELTDDETFWKGCQTCKNYDVLTRTDHKMCLCTGMMYDPEKKKNPKMVEKPKSKFNEKAFQRLKHIKQTLFYKKEKG; encoded by the coding sequence ATGAAAATTCTCATTGCTAATAAATCTCACGCTTCCTATGCTGAGATCATTTGTAATACTATCGAAGAATCGGCAAAGGTTCGGGGTACTGGTATTGCGCGCAGAACTCCTGAATATATCATCAATAAGATGGAGAGAGGAAACGCTGTGATCGCTCTCGAAGAGGAAAAGTTTGCCGGTTTCTGTTATATAGAAACCTGGAGCCACGACAAGTATGTGGCCAATTCCGGACTCATTGTCCATCCCGATTTTAGAAATCAGGGACTGGCGAAAGATATCAAAAATGTCATTTTTGATCATTCCCGTAAGAAATATCCGGAAGCTAAAATATTCGGGATCACCACAGGTTTAGCAGTCATGAAGATCAATTATGATCTGGGCTATCAACCGGTCACCTTTTCTGAACTTACCGATGATGAGACATTCTGGAAAGGATGCCAGACCTGTAAGAATTACGATGTACTTACCCGAACAGATCATAAGATGTGTTTGTGTACAGGAATGATGTATGATCCCGAGAAGAAGAAAAATCCTAAGATGGTCGAGAAGCCTAAAAGTAAATTCAACGAAAAGGCATTTCAGCGATTAAAGCATATCAAGCAAACTCTTTTCTATAAGAAGGAAAAGGGTTGA
- the ilvC gene encoding ketol-acid reductoisomerase, whose amino-acid sequence MTNYFNSLSKAEKLDQLGTCRFMELDEFSKEADALKDKKIVIVGCGAQGLNQGLNMRDSGLDISYALRESAIREKRQSWKNASENDFTVGTYEELIPDADLVINLTPDKQHTSVIKAIQPHLKQGAVLSYSHGFNIVEEGMKIREDVTVIMVAPKCPGSEVREEYKRGFGVPTLIAVHPENDPKGLGLEWAKAYAYATGGHRAGVLESSFVAEVKSDLMGEQTILCGVLQTGSILTFDKMVSEGLDKNYAAKLIQYGWETITEALKHGGITQMMDRLSDPAKMRAYEISEELKEKMRPLFQKHMDDIISGEFSSRMMRDWAKDDTELHTWRAETENTAFEKTEATSEEITEQEYFDKGVLLVAFVKSGVELAFETMVDAGIIEESAYYESLHETPLIANTIARKKLYEMNRVISDTAEYGCYLFDHAAKPLIKDYVNSLEPEVAGRKFASEDIGVNNEKLSKVNEEIKEHPVEKVGATLRSAMTAMKKIYA is encoded by the coding sequence ATGACCAACTATTTTAACAGCCTGTCCAAAGCTGAAAAACTCGATCAATTAGGTACCTGTAGATTTATGGAACTGGACGAATTCAGTAAAGAAGCAGATGCTTTGAAAGATAAGAAAATAGTCATTGTAGGCTGCGGTGCGCAGGGTCTCAATCAGGGACTTAATATGCGCGACAGCGGTCTGGATATTTCATATGCACTTAGAGAAAGCGCGATCAGGGAAAAACGTCAATCCTGGAAAAATGCTTCAGAAAATGATTTCACCGTTGGAACTTATGAAGAGTTGATCCCGGATGCAGACCTGGTTATTAACCTTACTCCAGACAAGCAGCATACCTCGGTGATTAAGGCCATCCAGCCACACTTAAAACAAGGAGCCGTTTTATCCTATTCTCACGGCTTCAATATCGTAGAAGAAGGAATGAAGATTCGGGAGGATGTTACCGTAATTATGGTCGCTCCAAAATGTCCCGGGTCTGAAGTTAGAGAGGAATACAAACGTGGTTTTGGAGTACCTACATTAATCGCAGTTCATCCTGAAAATGATCCGAAAGGCTTGGGACTGGAATGGGCGAAAGCCTATGCGTATGCCACGGGAGGTCATCGTGCCGGAGTACTGGAATCTTCTTTTGTTGCTGAAGTAAAATCTGATCTTATGGGTGAGCAAACTATCCTTTGTGGTGTTTTACAAACCGGATCCATTCTAACTTTTGACAAAATGGTTTCTGAAGGTCTGGATAAGAACTATGCAGCAAAATTAATTCAGTATGGTTGGGAAACGATTACGGAAGCTTTGAAGCACGGCGGAATCACCCAGATGATGGACAGACTTTCTGATCCTGCAAAGATGAGAGCTTATGAAATTTCAGAAGAGCTAAAGGAAAAAATGCGACCGTTATTTCAGAAGCATATGGATGATATTATTTCCGGAGAGTTTAGTAGCAGGATGATGCGGGACTGGGCGAAAGATGATACCGAGTTGCATACCTGGAGAGCTGAAACTGAGAATACAGCTTTTGAGAAAACTGAAGCAACTTCAGAAGAGATTACAGAACAGGAGTATTTTGATAAGGGAGTTCTACTGGTTGCCTTTGTGAAATCTGGGGTGGAACTAGCCTTTGAAACTATGGTAGATGCCGGGATTATCGAGGAGTCAGCTTATTATGAATCCTTGCATGAAACTCCCCTTATCGCGAATACCATCGCCAGGAAAAAACTTTACGAGATGAACCGTGTAATTTCAGATACGGCGGAATATGGATGCTATTTGTTCGATCACGCAGCCAAACCATTGATCAAGGACTATGTGAATTCTCTGGAACCTGAAGTTGCCGGAAGAAAATTTGCTTCAGAAGACATAGGTGTGAATAATGAGAAATTGTCAAAAGTAAATGAAGAGATCAAAGAACATCCCGTAGAGAAAGTAGGCGCAACTTTACGATCTGCGATGACTGCAATGAAGAAAATATACGCTTAA
- the argG gene encoding argininosuccinate synthase: MKKVVIAYSGGLDTSYCAKYLSEEEGFEVHAVSVNTGGFSEEEIKNIDENAKKIGASSFKNIDAVNSFYEKVVKYLIFGNVLKNDTYPLSVSAERIVQAMEIVNYAKKTGAGYIAHGSTGAGNDQVRFDMIFQIIAPDIQIITPIRDKQLSRQEEIEYLKSKGVEMNWDKAKYSVNKGLWGTSVGGAETLTSEKALPQEAFPSQLEAKQPKQIKLSFTHGELTAIDGNENKPVQNIEILEGIASKYAIGRDIHVGDTIIGIKGRVGFEAAAALITIKAHHLLEKHTLSKWQLQHKDYTSNWYGMHLHEGLYLDPVMRDFEAQLQSSQSKVTGDVFISLKPYHFTLDGISSPNDLMNSSFGNYGEENKAWTAEDAKGFIKILSNSGKIYQHVNQDS, from the coding sequence ATGAAAAAAGTAGTTATAGCATATAGTGGAGGACTGGATACCTCATATTGTGCAAAATATTTATCTGAAGAAGAAGGTTTTGAAGTTCATGCCGTAAGTGTGAATACCGGAGGATTTTCAGAAGAAGAAATAAAAAATATTGATGAAAACGCTAAAAAAATAGGAGCAAGTAGCTTCAAAAATATCGATGCGGTCAACTCTTTTTACGAAAAAGTGGTGAAATATCTCATATTTGGAAATGTTCTAAAGAATGATACCTATCCTTTATCTGTAAGTGCAGAGAGGATCGTACAGGCCATGGAAATCGTGAATTACGCGAAAAAAACAGGTGCTGGATATATCGCCCATGGCAGCACCGGTGCAGGAAACGACCAGGTTCGATTTGATATGATCTTCCAGATCATTGCTCCAGATATACAGATTATAACTCCTATAAGAGATAAACAACTAAGCAGACAGGAAGAGATTGAATACCTTAAAAGTAAAGGGGTCGAGATGAACTGGGATAAAGCAAAGTATTCGGTTAATAAAGGCCTTTGGGGAACCAGTGTTGGAGGAGCAGAAACTTTAACTTCAGAAAAAGCATTGCCGCAAGAGGCTTTCCCTTCTCAATTGGAGGCAAAGCAACCAAAGCAAATTAAGTTATCATTTACACATGGTGAGCTTACTGCTATTGATGGAAATGAAAACAAACCTGTGCAGAATATAGAAATCCTCGAAGGTATCGCCTCAAAATATGCAATTGGGAGAGACATTCATGTAGGTGATACGATCATAGGAATTAAAGGCAGAGTAGGTTTTGAAGCAGCTGCAGCACTTATCACTATTAAAGCGCATCATCTTCTAGAGAAGCATACCCTAAGCAAATGGCAATTACAACATAAAGATTATACCTCGAACTGGTATGGGATGCATCTGCATGAAGGATTATACCTGGATCCTGTAATGAGAGATTTCGAAGCCCAGTTACAGAGTTCTCAATCCAAGGTCACCGGTGATGTTTTTATAAGCCTGAAACCTTACCATTTTACGCTGGATGGGATTAGCTCGCCGAATGACCTTATGAACAGCAGCTTTGGGAATTATGGTGAGGAGAACAAAGCCTGGACA
- the ilvA gene encoding threonine ammonia-lyase IlvA codes for METLLEKDTIYKPSLEAVKEASERISKVVLKTPLAESFTYSKRFDAKVMLKREDLQQVRSYKIRGAYNKISSLPQEQLEKGVICASAGNHAQGVAFACNKLKVKGVIYMPGTTPQQKVEQTEMFGGEWVEVVLKGDTYDDSYKSAMAHMAEKGLIFIHPFDDEKVIEGQATIALEILEQANEPIDYVFAPLGGGGLLAGISSMFKELSPNTKIIGIEPQGAPSMKTSLKEGKVVELDHIERFVDGASVQKVGTRNFAICKENLDEMITVPEGKICQTILDLYNQDAMVVEPAGAMAISALDLYAEKIKGKNVVCIVSGSNNDIIRMAEIKERALLYSGLKHYFVIVFPQRAGALKEFVAKVLGPNDDITHFEYSKKHNRSNGPAVVGIELKDPADFEPLVERMKQKNFYGEYLNNNPNLFQFLI; via the coding sequence ATGGAAACTCTGCTGGAAAAAGATACGATTTACAAACCTAGTCTTGAAGCGGTTAAAGAGGCTTCGGAAAGGATCTCAAAGGTGGTGCTGAAAACTCCTTTAGCTGAATCTTTTACCTATAGCAAGCGCTTTGATGCAAAGGTAATGCTGAAGCGTGAGGATCTGCAACAAGTTAGATCTTACAAAATTCGAGGAGCCTATAATAAGATCTCCAGTTTACCACAGGAACAGCTTGAAAAAGGAGTGATCTGTGCCAGTGCGGGGAATCATGCTCAGGGTGTTGCTTTTGCATGCAATAAGCTGAAAGTTAAAGGAGTAATCTATATGCCTGGCACCACGCCACAACAAAAGGTGGAACAAACTGAAATGTTCGGTGGTGAATGGGTGGAAGTAGTGCTGAAGGGTGATACCTATGATGATTCCTATAAGAGTGCTATGGCTCATATGGCTGAAAAAGGACTTATTTTCATTCATCCTTTCGATGATGAAAAAGTTATTGAAGGTCAGGCGACCATAGCCCTGGAGATCCTTGAGCAAGCAAATGAACCTATAGATTATGTTTTTGCTCCACTTGGCGGCGGCGGACTCCTGGCAGGAATTTCTTCCATGTTCAAGGAACTATCGCCCAATACTAAGATTATTGGCATCGAACCTCAGGGTGCACCATCGATGAAGACCTCTCTGAAAGAAGGTAAAGTAGTCGAACTGGATCATATAGAACGATTTGTAGATGGCGCCTCTGTCCAGAAAGTTGGAACGCGAAATTTTGCTATTTGTAAGGAAAATCTGGATGAAATGATCACAGTGCCGGAAGGAAAGATCTGCCAGACCATCCTTGATCTCTATAACCAGGATGCCATGGTAGTGGAACCTGCCGGAGCCATGGCGATATCAGCCCTGGATCTGTATGCTGAAAAGATCAAGGGTAAGAATGTTGTATGTATCGTTAGTGGCAGTAACAACGATATCATCCGGATGGCCGAAATCAAGGAACGTGCATTACTATATTCCGGATTAAAGCATTATTTCGTAATCGTTTTCCCTCAAAGGGCAGGGGCCTTAAAGGAATTTGTAGCGAAAGTCCTGGGACCAAATGATGATATTACCCATTTTGAATATTCTAAAAAGCATAACAGGTCGAACGGGCCAGCGGTTGTGGGTATTGAGCTGAAGGATCCAGCTGACTTTGAACCCCTGGTAGAGAGAATGAAACAGAAGAATTTTTATGGGGAATATTTGAATAATAATCCAAATTTATTTCAATTTTTGATCTAG
- the ilvB gene encoding biosynthetic-type acetolactate synthase large subunit has protein sequence MEVKTASFEKQSTKKSLTVSGAEAVIKCLLEEGVDTIYGYPGGAIMPVYDELYKYQKEIHHVLTRHEQGATHAAQGYARVSGKVGVAVATSGPGATNLVTGIADAQIDSTPMVCITGQVGSHLLGSDAFQETDIVGISTPVTKWNYQITNAEEIPEVMAKAFYIARSGRPGPVLIDITKDAQFASLEFSYKKCSGIRSYQAIPELNLLEVQRAAEVINNAKKPMIVWGQGVILGGAEDLFKQVVEKSGIPAAWTILGLSALPTDHPLNVGMVGMHGNYAPNMLTNECDVLIAIGMRFDDRVTGNLEKYAKQAKIIHFEIDPAEINKNVHADYPVLGDVKESLKALLELLEPYSHKEWHQKFKDMYKTEYEKVIQGNLDINKKDLGMAEVIQEVNIQSKGDAIIVSDVGQHQMAACRYAKFNQSRSNVTSGGLGTMGFALPAAIGAKMARPERDVVAVIGDGGYQMTIQELGTIFQTKVPVKIVLLNNGFLGMVRQWQQMFFDRRYASTTMVNPDFITIAKGYHIKANQVTERSQLVSAVKEMMQSDEAYFLEVKVEQEENVFPMIPTGASVSEILLE, from the coding sequence ATGGAGGTTAAAACAGCAAGTTTCGAAAAGCAAAGCACGAAAAAAAGCCTGACCGTATCAGGAGCAGAGGCGGTGATCAAATGTTTGCTCGAAGAAGGTGTAGATACTATTTACGGATATCCAGGAGGGGCGATCATGCCTGTATATGATGAACTGTATAAATATCAGAAAGAAATTCACCATGTGCTCACCAGGCACGAACAGGGAGCAACGCATGCTGCCCAGGGTTATGCCAGAGTTTCAGGAAAAGTAGGGGTCGCTGTGGCAACTTCCGGTCCTGGAGCTACCAATCTTGTAACCGGGATTGCAGATGCGCAAATCGATTCCACTCCAATGGTTTGTATCACTGGCCAGGTTGGGTCTCATCTTCTGGGTTCAGATGCTTTCCAGGAAACCGATATTGTAGGTATTTCTACACCGGTAACTAAATGGAACTACCAGATCACCAATGCTGAAGAGATTCCGGAAGTAATGGCGAAAGCTTTTTATATCGCCAGGTCAGGAAGGCCAGGACCGGTACTAATCGATATTACCAAGGATGCCCAGTTTGCCTCGTTAGAATTCAGTTATAAAAAATGTTCTGGAATAAGAAGTTATCAGGCGATCCCGGAATTAAATCTTCTGGAAGTACAACGCGCTGCAGAAGTGATCAATAATGCTAAAAAACCAATGATCGTTTGGGGACAGGGAGTGATCCTGGGAGGAGCTGAAGATCTATTCAAACAGGTTGTAGAAAAATCTGGAATTCCTGCTGCATGGACGATTCTGGGACTTTCGGCATTACCAACAGATCACCCATTGAACGTAGGAATGGTGGGCATGCATGGAAACTACGCACCAAATATGCTAACCAATGAATGCGATGTTTTAATTGCAATTGGGATGAGGTTTGATGACCGGGTTACGGGAAATCTTGAAAAATACGCAAAACAGGCGAAGATCATTCATTTCGAGATAGACCCGGCTGAAATTAATAAAAATGTACACGCAGATTACCCGGTTCTGGGGGATGTAAAAGAAAGTCTGAAGGCATTACTTGAATTACTGGAGCCATATTCACATAAAGAATGGCACCAGAAGTTTAAGGATATGTATAAAACTGAATATGAGAAAGTGATTCAGGGAAATTTAGACATAAACAAGAAAGATTTGGGAATGGCTGAGGTCATTCAGGAAGTAAATATTCAATCTAAAGGAGATGCGATCATTGTTTCAGATGTTGGTCAGCACCAGATGGCAGCCTGCCGTTATGCCAAATTCAATCAGTCGAGAAGTAATGTGACTTCCGGGGGATTAGGAACTATGGGATTCGCGTTACCAGCAGCCATCGGGGCAAAAATGGCAAGACCAGAAAGAGATGTTGTCGCGGTGATAGGTGATGGCGGTTACCAGATGACCATTCAGGAATTAGGAACCATTTTTCAGACCAAAGTTCCAGTCAAGATCGTGCTTTTAAATAACGGATTCCTGGGAATGGTAAGACAATGGCAGCAAATGTTCTTTGATAGACGTTATGCTTCTACAACCATGGTGAATCCGGATTTTATAACGATCGCCAAAGGTTATCACATTAAAGCAAACCAGGTGACCGAAAGGAGTCAGCTTGTGTCGGCAGTAAAAGAAATGATGCAAAGTGATGAAGCCTATTTCCTTGAAGTAAAAGTTGAACAGGAAGAAAATGTGTTCCCAATGATCCCAACCGGAGCATCAGTTTCAGAAATATTATTAGAGTAA